From a single Oreochromis niloticus isolate F11D_XX linkage group LG4, O_niloticus_UMD_NMBU, whole genome shotgun sequence genomic region:
- the pheta2 gene encoding sesquipedalian-1 → MKLHEKILTHYLSCTSPVDKEGYLNKKKNRNDTYHRRWFVLKANLLFYQERPADRHLLGVIVLEGCAVQHSETDGHFTFSLVFGPGLKTYRFAAVDRQGQESWVKALHSASHCYLSMLVKDLARQYEEAKQQQSLGESHPSVSALKLPTNSFLFATTQQTAVVREGRSFSASTLLQAPSIPAKAVAKKSPKLWTRRHAHVTPLNGPAPLYGEWPLVGFDPLEDFSTLHDYYGQEVKKVREDWLKSRQKEEDHTEQDLIDLG, encoded by the exons AAAG AAAAACCGAAATGACACCTATCACCGGCGGTGGTTTGTCCTGAAGGCAAACTTGCTTTTTTACCAGGAGCGCCCAGCTGACAGACACCTGCTGGGTGTCATTGTGCTGGAAGGGTGTGCTGTTCAGCACTCGGAGACCGATGGACATTTTACCTTCTCCCTGGTGTTTGGGCCTGGACTCAAAACCTACAGATTTGCAGCAGTAGATCGCCAGGGTCAAGAGAGCTGGGTGAAAGCTCTCCACTCAGCCAGCCACTGTTACCTCTCCATGCTGGTGAAAGACCTAGCGAGACAGTATGAAG AAGCTAAGCAGCAGCAAAGCCTGGGTGAGTCCCACCCCTCTGTCAGTGCCCTCAAGCTGCCCACAAACAGCTTCTTATTCGCCACAACACAGCAAACAGCAGTAGTCAGAGAGGGGAGGAGCTTCAGTGCCAGCACCCTTTTACAAGCACCTTCCATACCAGCTAAAGCAGTGGCAAAAAAGTCCCCCAAACTTTGGACCAGGAGACATGCTCATGTCACACCTCTTAATGGACCGGCACCTTTGTATGGGGAGTGGCCTTTGGTGGGATTTGACCCGCTCGAGGATTTTAGCACACTCCATGATTATTATGGCCAGGAAGTGAAGAAAGTGCGAGAGGACTGGCTGAAAAGTCGGCAAAAAGAAGAGGACCACACTGAACAAGATCTTATTGACCTGgggtga